AATGCTGAAGGATTTTGAGTTTGCACCAGGCAACGCTAATACAACGATATATTCCTTTTCTGCATCATATACATTCACTTGCGGCGAAAAAGGCAAGTCCAACCTAATCTCTGGCTTGGAAACTTGTAATGGGTCTGGAATTGGAGATGGAACATTGGGATAAACAAACGAGGTAGAGGATTtacgttttaaaaatggaTTACCCACACGTTCAGACTCCGCATTGAACTTCTGGGAGGCAACTGCATCGTTGGCCTGAAATTTGGCTTTTTCAGGTGTTCCATCCTCCCCTTCGCCCTCCTGAACATCCTCCACAACATTCGGCGTTTTATTAGATGATCCTAAACCTTCCTTGCCATAGTTCGTATCTGCTACCCTGTCGCCatcatcctcctcatctCTGCCACTATCGCTCCCAGAATCATGAAACGAGGACGCCGCACCCTGCAATAGATTCAATAACCCATATATCGGGTCTCTAGCCATGGCTGGCCCATGAGGAGTAGAATGCGATGCTTGACTTTGCCGAGCATACCCTCTACTAGGAATACTTTGttcattaacaaaataCGTGGGCTCATAATAACTGCCTCGACTGGGCATTGTGTAGTAATACCCAGAGTAACTTGGAGTCGGCGAAACAAACGGATACCCGGGAATCGATTGTAGTCTACTTTGACCATAATCGTCATATCCGCTAGTTCTGCCCTCagactgctgctgctgctgctggggctgctgctgtctGATACCCGCTTGACCGGACAAAGCCTCTATGATATCATACAATGACAAGTtaggttgttgatgataaaatacCATATCGCTATAATTCTCTTAAAACCCAGCACAAAATCCCTTTCGATGATTCTCGGATCACAAAAGGGAAGAGAAAAGCTATACTATCTTACAATCGTTTCGCGCCCGTCAACTTTAAGCACCCTATTTATGGTTTCCATTCTCTTTGCAATCCAGGGTGGCGTCCCATTATCCTACTTCTCCCCTATACCAGAACTATCTGGAACGTCTTAGAATCAGACAAGCTCAGCAGACAACGTTGTCCGGAAGGTCACCTACTGATTAGCTAATACaatatcacgtgacacacGCATGTGGCGGTTTCCATAGCACCATGATTAGAGGAGCATGTATCCTGCCATAAATAACATCAATTATCTCATCCCATTTGTTTAGCCACATACCCTGTAACAGGCAGCGGTTACCCTGCCCAGATCTGTTTGGAGTGAACGCGTATTCAGTAGAGATCATAGTGAACGGCAGGCGGAGCTCGGAACCGTCCAAGGTCGAAGTGGTTTCTAGTGTATAGTGGAAAGAGGAACTAAGCTAATTCTCCATATTGTTTGCCACGCATGTGATCAGGAGTAAGCAAACACGGAAGAAGTTGCTTATAAGCATAAACCAAAGCTCTATAGTGGGAGTTTTGATCAATTGAAGCAGCATCGTATATATTAGCAAGGGAACATTACATGGTTGAGGAATTAAAAGATGTTGAAGGGGTATCACCTCATGTCAAACTAGAGGAACACGGGAAAACATCAGAAGCTGTCGGTAATAAGGACGTAATGTTGGGAAGGGTAAAGGAAGATGCAATATCGGAGGTAAGTTTGGAGGAAGTGAGTGCCAATCAGGTTAGTGAGGAGGATGGTAATGGCAAGGAGGTTAGTGAAGAGGAGAATGTGGAGACTACAGAGGCGGTTTTGCAGaaggaggagcaggagcagaagcaggaggagcagcTTGAGTTTGAAGTGTCTCCGGCTGATGAGAGTCTTCCGGCTGCTACAGAGGAGGTGGCAGTTTCTGAACTGCATATAAACAGTAAAGGAACAAAAAATCAGAATCACCATAGGAGTTATTCTGTTATGTCTTTGGGCCCTTCGGATATTAAGTCAACGATTCAGTATGTAAAGGCTGTTTTAGAGGGGTTACACaagatgaagttgatgcAGAAACATCCATCTTGTGACAAATTAGTGGAAAAGACGATTAAGAAACTAGAGGACACTTTGGTACAGTCTAATGGTAACCCACAATTTTTAGATTCATTGGTTGTATTCGAAGCGTTACGTGCATGTTGTAGGACAAAGGTTCCAGAGATCCAAATCAGTGCTTTGGATTGTTTGTCGAAGTTGTTTTCATTTAAAGCACTTGATGAGACTGTGCTTGTTAACCCTCCAGACTCCACAGCATCTAATGATCAAACTAACGTtacaaataataatggcATTACACCACCTCCAAGGATGAAGTTAGTCGATGCTGCTATGGATACCATTGTCGACTGTTTTGATGGAGAGGCGACGGATAGCAAGGTTGAGCTGCAGGTGGTTCGTGCATTGGCCAGTTGTATTCTTACTGATGATCCAGCTAGCAACTGCCATGGCGCATCATTGTTGAAGGCAGTGAGGCAGATATACAACATTTTCATATTGTCCTTGAGCTCATCGAATCAGGGCATTGCTCAAGCTACCCTAACCCAAATCGTGAATACCATATTTGATAGAATTAAAGTTGTATCACCAAATCCACGCTCTGCATCACGAAACAGCTTGAAAAAGGATCAATCTGAGGCCCCAACACCAACTTTGGAGCAAACCCAACAACCGTTAACAttacaaaattttgaaacttTAAACGAGGAAGAAGTTATGCAGattgatgataatgataatgacaaTAGCACCGACCAGGAGACTTCTGCAGCTAGTGAACAAAGTTTGATAGTCAAGGATGCATTCTTGGTTTTTAGAGTGATGGCAAAATTGTCTATCAAGCCATTAGGAGATAATATGGATATGAGATCATATGGGGTGAGATCAAAACTTTTATCTCTCCATATTATCCATTCTATTATCAGAGATCATATTGATGTATTTTTGTCACATTCTATAACAATATCGGGAAAATCTCAAACTTCCTTTGTGGATAGCATCAAACAGTATTTATGTCTGGCATTGGCCAGAAATGCTGCATCTCCAATATCTCCAGTCTTTGAGGTTACATTAGATATTATGTGGTTattgatatcaaatttgaGGTCAGCATTTAGAAGAGAAATACCTGTATTTTTGACGGAAATCTATTTCCCCATTTCGGATTTGAAAACTTCCACTTCACATCAGAAAAGGTACTTCTTGAGCATAATCCAGCGTTTATGCAACGATCCAAGAACTTTGATAGagttttatttgaattatgACTGCGCAAGTAATATGCCAAATGTCATGGAAAGTATTGTGGACTATCTAACTCGGTTAGCCCTTACAAGGGTTGATATAACCCCATCCCAAAGGGCGTACTATGATGAGCAATTATCTAAGCCTTTGGCAACCTACAATTTGTCTCAACTACCATTGTTGTCGATATCAAACATCGTTTCATCCTATCCGGCCAACCAACCACTATTGTTTCCAGTTGAATTTGCACTCAAGATGACATCCTTAAATTGTATGGTGGCGGTCCTTAGATCCTTGAGCTCTTGGGCTCACAAGGCGTTAGGGCCTGCTACTACactaaaaacaaacaataGGGTATCGGTAGATTCAGCTTTTGTCGACGGCAAACGGTCTTCGACTTTTAGTTCGCTGAGTTgcatcaataataatagtgcCAATAATATTGCCAATGGGGATGACGAAAGTCTTCACCAGTCTGAAGCAAgtgaagaagttgatgatCCAACTCAATTTGAGAACTTAAAGTTGAGGAAAACAGAGTTACAGCGATGTATTTTGCTGTTTAACTTTAAACCCAAAAAAGGTATGGAAGAACTACTTCAGAAGGGGTTCATAAAAGATAAATCACCACAGGTAATCTCAAAATGGTTACTAAATACGTCAGGTTTGGACCttgctgctgttggtgATTACTTGGGTGAAGGATCAGATGAGaatattgaaattcttCATGCATTTGTCGATGCATTGGATTTTAATGGTCTTACGTTGGTAGATGCTTTAAGACTCTTCTTACAAAAGTTTAGGCTACCAGGTGAAGGTCAAAAAATTGATAGGTTCATGTTAAAATTTGCTGAAAGATATGTTGATCAAAATCCCAGTAAGTTTACATCTCTGACTGCCTATACTCTATCATATTCTATTATAATGTTGAACACTGATCTGCATTCAACTCGAATTAAGAACAAGATGACTTTAGAggaattcatcaataacaaTCGTGGAATAGACAATGGAAAAGATTTACCTAGAGAGTTTATGATCGAGGTGTTTAATGAAATTGCTGCAAATGAGATCAAGTTACAATCAGAACAGCATCAGGCTATGCTAGCTGGGGATATAAATCCTGTGCAGCAACAGTCTGCATTTGCCTTCTTCAGTGGAAAGGATTTAGAGCGCGAGGCATATATGCAAGTTTCCAAAGAAATTTCATCGAAGACTGAACTtgtattcaaaaattggGATAAAAGCAAACCCGATCACAAAGTCTATTATGCTGCTTCCCATTTTGAACATGTGAGgtcaatatttgaaacacTGTGGATGTCCTTTTTGGCTGCACTAACTCCACCATTCAGGGATTATAATGATTTAGAAACTACCAACATTTGTCTAGAGGGTTTAAAAATCTCTATAAAAATTGCTGCTAGCTTTGGTATTGATTATGCAAGAACATCATTTATAGGAGCCTTGATTCAATTTGCAAATTTACAAAATGTTCAAGAACTTCAACCAAAGAATGTTAATGCTATCATTGTTTTGTTGGAAGTCGCGATTTCGGAAGGTAACTTTTTTAGGGAGTCATGGAAAGATGTTTTGATAATTGCATCtcaagttgaaagattGCAATTGATTTCAAAAGGTGTAGACGGCGAATCTGTTCCAGACGTCACACAAGCAAGGTTAGCCAATCACAGAAGTTCTTTTGATTCCACTAGATCTACTTCCATgtcattttttgaaagatgGACCAAGAAGTCTACCCCAATCGAAATCGCTCAAGAAAAGCATCATAATCAGACTCTATCTCCTgaaatatacaaatatatttcttctaGTAAATTAGTTGTCCTAATTGATCGAATATTTACAAATAGTGCAAAATTATCAGCACAAGGAATACTAGATTTCATTAAGGCGTTGATCCAGGTATCTAGAGAGGAAATCGAATCTTCTCAAGATGCAGCTACGCCCAGGATGTTTTCTTTACAGAAGATGGTTGATGTTTGTTACTATAACATGGACCGTATTAGGCTAGAATGGTCACCACTTTGGGCTGTTATGGGCGAAGCGTTTAATTGGACGGCTACAAATTCTAACTTAGCAGTCGTATTTTTTGCAATTGATTCGTTGCGTCAACTATCCATACGGTTCTTGGACATAGAAGAGTTGCCTGGTTTCGAGTTTCAACATGATTTTCTAAAGCCATTCCAGCATATCGTTGCaaatacaacaaatacCGATGTTCAAGAAATGTGTATGGAGTGCTTCcacattttcattttgacAAAATGTGATAAAATTAGGTCTGGCTGGAAACCAATACTGGAATCGTTACAGTACTGTGCGAAATCATCGAAGGAGAGTGTTGTAATGAAGACTTATCAGTTGGT
This region of Eremothecium cymbalariae DBVPG#7215 chromosome 4, complete sequence genomic DNA includes:
- the HSP42 gene encoding heat shock protein HSP42 (similar to Saccharomyces cerevisiae YDR171W HSP42); this translates as MVFYHQQPNLSLYDIIEALSGQAGIRQQQPQQQQQQSEGRTSGYDDYGQSRLQSIPGYPFVSPTPSYSGYYYTMPSRGSYYEPTYFVNEQSIPSRGYARQSQASHSTPHGPAMARDPIYGLLNLLQGAASSFHDSGSDSGRDEEDDGDRVADTNYGKEGLGSSNKTPNVVEDVQEGEGEDGTPEKAKFQANDAVASQKFNAESERVGNPFLKRKSSTSFVYPNVPSPIPDPLQVSKPEIRLDLPFSPQVNVYDAEKEYIVVLALPGANSKSFSIDYHPSSHELLIKGNVENNLDVDSKLLKISELKYGAFERSVKFPALPKITDEEIKATYSNGLLQIKVPKILNDSSKPKPKRRIIIEDVPDEELEFEKNPNPVSAPNVE
- the SEC7 gene encoding Arf family guanine nucleotide exchange factor SEC7 (similar to Ashbya gossypii AGL147C), with product MVEELKDVEGVSPHVKLEEHGKTSEAVGNKDVMLGRVKEDAISEVSLEEVSANQVSEEDGNGKEVSEEENVETTEAVLQKEEQEQKQEEQLEFEVSPADESLPAATEEVAVSELHINSKGTKNQNHHRSYSVMSLGPSDIKSTIQYVKAVLEGLHKMKLMQKHPSCDKLVEKTIKKLEDTLVQSNGNPQFLDSLVVFEALRACCRTKVPEIQISALDCLSKLFSFKALDETVLVNPPDSTASNDQTNVTNNNGITPPPRMKLVDAAMDTIVDCFDGEATDSKVELQVVRALASCILTDDPASNCHGASLLKAVRQIYNIFILSLSSSNQGIAQATLTQIVNTIFDRIKVVSPNPRSASRNSLKKDQSEAPTPTLEQTQQPLTLQNFETLNEEEVMQIDDNDNDNSTDQETSAASEQSLIVKDAFLVFRVMAKLSIKPLGDNMDMRSYGVRSKLLSLHIIHSIIRDHIDVFLSHSITISGKSQTSFVDSIKQYLCLALARNAASPISPVFEVTLDIMWLLISNLRSAFRREIPVFLTEIYFPISDLKTSTSHQKRYFLSIIQRLCNDPRTLIEFYLNYDCASNMPNVMESIVDYLTRLALTRVDITPSQRAYYDEQLSKPLATYNLSQLPLLSISNIVSSYPANQPLLFPVEFALKMTSLNCMVAVLRSLSSWAHKALGPATTLKTNNRVSVDSAFVDGKRSSTFSSLSCINNNSANNIANGDDESLHQSEASEEVDDPTQFENLKLRKTELQRCILLFNFKPKKGMEELLQKGFIKDKSPQVISKWLLNTSGLDLAAVGDYLGEGSDENIEILHAFVDALDFNGLTLVDALRLFLQKFRLPGEGQKIDRFMLKFAERYVDQNPSKFTSLTAYTLSYSIIMLNTDLHSTRIKNKMTLEEFINNNRGIDNGKDLPREFMIEVFNEIAANEIKLQSEQHQAMLAGDINPVQQQSAFAFFSGKDLEREAYMQVSKEISSKTELVFKNWDKSKPDHKVYYAASHFEHVRSIFETLWMSFLAALTPPFRDYNDLETTNICLEGLKISIKIAASFGIDYARTSFIGALIQFANLQNVQELQPKNVNAIIVLLEVAISEGNFFRESWKDVLIIASQVERLQLISKGVDGESVPDVTQARLANHRSSFDSTRSTSMSFFERWTKKSTPIEIAQEKHHNQTLSPEIYKYISSSKLVVLIDRIFTNSAKLSAQGILDFIKALIQVSREEIESSQDAATPRMFSLQKMVDVCYYNMDRIRLEWSPLWAVMGEAFNWTATNSNLAVVFFAIDSLRQLSIRFLDIEELPGFEFQHDFLKPFQHIVANTTNTDVQEMCMECFHIFILTKCDKIRSGWKPILESLQYCAKSSKESVVMKTYQLVTVDIMKDHFESVFVQEDAFAELVGVLREITKNKKFQKLSLHALKSMKKVYQQVAVICFKKNSAHLLHTKDMFEDIWFPVLYSFNDTIMTAEDLEVRSRALNFMFDALVEYGGDFGEAFWMQICNRLLFPIFGVLSRHWEVNQFNSHDDLSVWLSTTLIQALRNMVALFTHYFESLNQMVGGFLDLLVSCICQENDTIARIGRSCLQQLILQNMTKFKENHWEKITGSFSKLFELTTATELFDYDPLKRGRQASTDGPDTTVSPDIDKEVERAQREENSVDVGNDTTDVEKSVKRLVRTKSSEDIRHRISVKNAIVVKCVLQLLMIESLSELFSDEKFINSIPLPQAIQLTNLLETSYEFARDFNDDFDLRNRLVNSRIVDKIPNLMKQETSSAAVLIDILFKLYLNDESASTETKENLLKRLLSNCTQIISRYIALDEGTMERTISTWRPVIVEILLGYYEFDDDDFKKNSLAVYNLVLQILDKPCPTELRNAIRIFLSRIGELYLSID